In Pseudomonas putida, a genomic segment contains:
- a CDS encoding efflux transporter outer membrane subunit, which produces MTFAQAPLHRALQSLTRGRGSRLIGAGLCVAMLSACTLSPDYHRPDMDTPAQFKQAEGWTQASPSDAMARGAWWEVYGDPSLNALVEELNRSNQTVAQSEAQYRQAQALVRSSRASLFPTLDLTTSKNRSAQGTGSSSSSLSNNSSGIRNTYNAQLGVSWEIDLWGKLRETLNADQASAEASLADLASIRLSQQSELVQNYLQLRVIDEQKRLLEATVATYERSLRLTENQYRAGVSGPDAVAQARTQLKSTQADLIDLVWQRAQFENAIAVLLGKVPANFALADSKSIPALPEIPLALPSQLLERRPDIAAAERNVMAANSQIGVSRAAYFPDLSLSMSGGYSSSSFSNWIELPNRYWSVGPQLALTLFDAGKRSAEVDRTVAAYDQTVAQYRQTVLDGFKEVENYLVQLKVYADEAVVRQEALEAARESLRLTDNQYKAGLIGYLDVVNVQTTALSNERSVLSLLEGRLVASVQLIAALGGGWEAEQAFAEAKD; this is translated from the coding sequence ATGACCTTTGCCCAAGCTCCCCTACACCGTGCCCTGCAGTCGTTGACCCGTGGGCGCGGCTCGCGCCTGATCGGCGCCGGGCTGTGCGTGGCCATGCTCAGCGCCTGTACCCTGAGCCCGGACTACCATCGTCCGGACATGGACACGCCCGCGCAGTTCAAGCAGGCCGAGGGCTGGACCCAGGCCAGCCCATCCGATGCCATGGCCCGTGGCGCCTGGTGGGAGGTCTATGGCGATCCGAGCCTGAACGCGCTTGTCGAGGAGCTCAACCGCAGCAACCAGACCGTTGCGCAATCGGAGGCCCAGTATCGCCAGGCCCAGGCGTTGGTGCGCAGCAGCCGTGCGTCGCTGTTCCCCACCTTGGACCTGACCACCAGCAAGAACCGCTCCGCGCAAGGCACCGGCAGCTCCAGCTCGAGCCTGTCGAACAACAGCAGCGGTATCCGCAATACCTACAATGCGCAGCTCGGCGTCAGCTGGGAAATCGACCTGTGGGGCAAGTTGCGCGAAACGCTCAATGCCGACCAGGCCAGCGCCGAGGCCAGCCTCGCCGACCTGGCCTCCATTCGCTTGAGCCAGCAGTCGGAGCTCGTGCAGAACTACCTGCAATTGCGGGTCATCGATGAGCAGAAGCGCCTGCTGGAGGCCACCGTTGCCACCTACGAGCGGTCGCTGCGCCTGACCGAGAACCAGTATCGCGCCGGGGTGTCCGGCCCGGATGCGGTGGCCCAGGCGCGCACGCAGCTCAAGAGCACCCAGGCCGACCTGATCGACCTGGTGTGGCAGCGCGCCCAGTTCGAGAACGCCATCGCGGTGTTGTTGGGCAAGGTGCCCGCCAATTTCGCCCTGGCCGACAGCAAGTCGATCCCGGCCTTGCCGGAGATACCTCTGGCGTTGCCGTCGCAACTGCTTGAGCGCCGTCCCGACATCGCTGCTGCCGAACGCAATGTGATGGCGGCCAACTCGCAGATCGGCGTGTCGCGGGCGGCTTATTTCCCCGACTTGTCGTTGAGCATGAGCGGGGGCTACTCGAGCAGCAGCTTCAGCAACTGGATCGAGTTGCCGAACCGCTACTGGTCGGTAGGGCCGCAGCTGGCGCTGACCCTGTTCGATGCCGGCAAGCGCAGCGCCGAAGTGGACCGCACAGTGGCTGCCTATGACCAGACCGTGGCGCAGTATCGGCAGACGGTGCTCGATGGTTTCAAGGAAGTGGAAAACTACCTGGTGCAGTTGAAGGTGTATGCCGACGAGGCGGTGGTGCGCCAGGAGGCCCTGGAGGCTGCCCGCGAGTCGCTGCGACTGACCGACAACCAGTACAAGGCCGGGCTGATCGGTTACCTGGATGTGGTCAACGTACAGACCACCGCCTTGAGCAACGAACGCAGCGTGCTGTCGTTGCTGGAAGGGCGGTTGGTGGCCAGCGTCCAGTTGATCGCCGCCCTGGGCGGTGGCTGGGAGGCCGAACAGGCGTTCGCTGAAGCCAAGGACTGA
- a CDS encoding putative bifunctional diguanylate cyclase/phosphodiesterase produces MLIGSYSSSLVLISLCVAILASYTALDLTGRLATAKGRAVYLWMGGGALAMGIGVWSMHFIGMLAFSLPVDLGYDIGLTAFSLLIAVLSAGFALWMVSQPSLPWLQLGFGALIMGAGISCMHYTGMAALRMLPGIDYDPTLFGASLAIAVGASAAALWIAFRLRQHTPYVRQIRGLAAVLMGIAIVGMHYTGMAAANFPEGSYCGALATGLKGDGLVYLVLITTLAVLAVALLTSVLDARLEARTAELARSLTLANQELTQLALHDTLTGLPNRTLLADRIDQAIGKVAEQGGCFALMFIDLDGFKPVNDAFGHHVGDLLLKAVAARLRGHLHSQDTLARIGGDEFVLLVELQEPDDAMGVAVKQVNLVSRAFEVAGHDLQVTASLGIVLYPGNGLDQHELLRNADAAMYHAKSAGKNGYSFFDASMNSNARQQLQLLQDLRLALEHRQFRLHYQPKFAAQGCQPIGAEALLRWEHPQHGLMLPDRFIAQAEKTGLIIPIGEWVLGEACRQMRQWLDQGHEQWRMAVNLSALQFCHVGLVDSVAQALQDNGLPANRLTLEITESTAMHDADASLMVLQRLSDMGVDLSIDDFGTGYSSLMYLKRLPANELKIDRGFVRDLEQDGDDAAIVSAIVALGQALGLRIVAEGVETDGQQAFLTGLGCDSLQGYLLGQPVPAEQFMARLQALGQGREVPA; encoded by the coding sequence ATGCTGATCGGTAGCTATTCGTCCTCGCTGGTGTTGATCTCGCTGTGCGTGGCCATTCTTGCGTCCTATACCGCCCTCGACCTGACCGGTCGCCTGGCCACCGCCAAGGGCCGGGCGGTGTACTTGTGGATGGGTGGCGGGGCACTGGCCATGGGTATCGGCGTATGGTCGATGCACTTCATCGGCATGCTCGCCTTCAGCCTCCCGGTGGACCTTGGCTATGACATCGGGCTGACCGCGTTTTCCCTGTTGATCGCCGTGTTGTCCGCAGGTTTTGCCCTGTGGATGGTCAGCCAGCCCAGCCTGCCATGGCTGCAACTGGGCTTTGGCGCACTGATCATGGGCGCCGGGATCAGCTGCATGCACTACACCGGCATGGCCGCGCTGCGCATGTTGCCGGGCATCGATTACGATCCGACCCTGTTCGGCGCCTCTTTGGCCATCGCCGTCGGCGCTTCGGCAGCGGCGCTGTGGATCGCCTTCCGCCTGCGCCAGCACACCCCCTATGTACGGCAGATCCGAGGTCTGGCGGCAGTGTTGATGGGCATCGCCATCGTCGGCATGCACTACACCGGCATGGCGGCTGCCAACTTCCCGGAAGGCAGCTACTGCGGCGCCCTGGCCACTGGCCTGAAAGGCGACGGACTGGTTTACCTGGTATTGATCACCACCCTGGCGGTGCTAGCGGTGGCATTGCTGACCTCGGTGCTGGACGCCCGCCTCGAGGCACGCACCGCTGAGCTTGCCCGTTCGCTAACCCTGGCCAACCAGGAACTGACCCAACTGGCCCTGCACGACACCCTGACCGGGCTGCCCAACCGCACGCTGCTGGCGGACCGCATCGACCAGGCCATCGGCAAAGTGGCCGAGCAGGGCGGCTGTTTTGCCTTGATGTTCATCGACCTGGACGGCTTCAAGCCGGTCAACGACGCCTTCGGCCACCATGTCGGTGACCTCCTGCTCAAGGCCGTGGCGGCTCGTTTGCGCGGGCACCTGCACAGCCAGGACACACTGGCGCGCATCGGCGGTGATGAGTTCGTCCTGTTGGTGGAGTTGCAGGAGCCCGATGACGCCATGGGCGTGGCGGTCAAGCAGGTCAACCTGGTGTCGCGGGCGTTCGAGGTCGCGGGCCACGACCTGCAGGTCACGGCCAGCCTGGGTATCGTCCTCTATCCGGGCAATGGCCTGGATCAGCACGAACTGTTGCGCAACGCCGACGCCGCCATGTACCACGCCAAGAGCGCCGGCAAGAACGGCTACAGCTTCTTCGACGCGTCGATGAACAGCAACGCCCGCCAGCAGCTGCAATTGCTTCAGGACCTGCGCCTGGCCCTGGAACATCGCCAGTTCCGCCTGCACTACCAGCCCAAGTTCGCCGCCCAGGGGTGCCAGCCGATCGGCGCCGAGGCGCTGCTGCGTTGGGAGCATCCGCAACACGGGCTGATGCTGCCGGACCGGTTCATCGCCCAGGCGGAAAAAACCGGCCTGATCATTCCTATCGGTGAGTGGGTGCTGGGCGAAGCCTGTCGGCAGATGCGACAGTGGCTCGACCAGGGGCATGAGCAATGGCGCATGGCGGTCAACCTCTCGGCTTTGCAGTTCTGCCATGTGGGGCTGGTCGACAGCGTGGCTCAGGCGCTGCAGGACAACGGCCTGCCTGCCAACCGCTTGACCCTGGAAATCACCGAATCCACTGCCATGCACGACGCCGATGCCAGCCTGATGGTGCTGCAGCGTCTGTCCGACATGGGCGTCGACCTGTCCATCGATGATTTCGGTACGGGTTATTCCAGCCTGATGTACCTCAAGCGGCTGCCAGCCAACGAGTTGAAGATCGACCGCGGCTTCGTGCGCGACCTGGAGCAGGATGGCGACGACGCGGCGATCGTCTCGGCCATCGTCGCGCTGGGTCAGGCGCTAGGGCTGCGAATCGTTGCCGAGGGAGTGGAGACCGATGGCCAGCAAGCGTTCCTGACCGGCCTGGGGTGCGATTCATTGCAAGGCTATCTGCTCGGCCAGCCGGTGCCGGCCGAGCAGTTCATGGCGAGATTGCAGGCGTTGGGGCAGGGGCGCGAGGTGCCCGCCTAA
- a CDS encoding DUF1652 domain-containing protein — MNKMTFPNACQVMRWHFHPLGFEASMDAPRSMVARLFDRASGETLLAIAGIPCTAVMPAADVERIIEAVEAEMDAFIPNLMLKDAV, encoded by the coding sequence ATGAACAAAATGACGTTCCCCAACGCCTGCCAGGTGATGCGTTGGCACTTCCACCCGCTAGGGTTCGAAGCCAGCATGGACGCACCACGCAGCATGGTTGCCCGCCTGTTCGATCGGGCCAGCGGTGAAACGTTGCTGGCGATTGCCGGCATCCCCTGCACGGCGGTCATGCCGGCAGCCGATGTCGAGCGCATCATCGAGGCAGTCGAGGCGGAGATGGACGCGTTCATACCCAACCTGATGCTCAAGGACGCCGTTTAG
- a CDS encoding site-specific integrase — translation MSELSQNPLLQYLARLAPSSQQTMRYVLQDAADRLGFVDHDIADVPWHRLDPGHVIGLVAALRADGYAPNSSSLYVNAVRGVMNEAWRQGLIDHEQLLRIREVKPDTGSRLPPGRNLRRSLIRELMELCAADPRPQGVRDAAIIALLYGTGMRKSESVDIDLDDVDFEARSVQVVGKGNRQLIKYAPAWAFEKLQAWLDLRREMLPEGASDDPFLFNRIRRGNHITRARITKHAIYYIARQRGAQVGVKIMPHDFRRAFITRVIEEHDLSIAQKLAHHVNIQTTASYDRRDDNERRRAVDRFDY, via the coding sequence TTGTCCGAGCTTTCACAGAACCCGCTGCTGCAATATCTGGCCCGCCTTGCACCGTCCAGCCAACAGACCATGCGCTATGTGCTTCAGGATGCCGCCGACCGGTTGGGTTTCGTCGACCATGATATCGCCGACGTGCCCTGGCACCGGCTCGATCCTGGCCATGTCATCGGCCTGGTCGCGGCGCTGCGTGCCGACGGCTACGCGCCCAACAGTTCCTCGCTTTATGTCAATGCAGTGCGCGGCGTGATGAACGAAGCCTGGCGTCAGGGCCTGATCGACCACGAACAGTTGCTGCGCATTCGCGAGGTCAAGCCTGATACCGGCAGCCGTCTGCCACCGGGGCGCAACCTGCGCCGCAGCCTGATCCGCGAGCTGATGGAGTTGTGCGCTGCCGATCCGCGTCCCCAGGGTGTGCGGGATGCGGCGATCATCGCGCTGTTATATGGCACCGGCATGCGCAAGTCGGAATCGGTGGACATCGACCTGGACGATGTCGACTTCGAGGCCCGTAGCGTACAGGTGGTGGGCAAGGGCAATCGGCAGCTGATCAAGTACGCCCCCGCCTGGGCGTTCGAGAAGCTGCAGGCCTGGCTCGACTTGCGCCGCGAGATGCTCCCCGAAGGGGCGAGCGACGATCCGTTCCTGTTCAATCGCATCCGCCGTGGCAACCACATCACCCGGGCGCGCATCACCAAGCATGCCATCTACTACATTGCCCGCCAGCGCGGCGCACAGGTGGGGGTGAAGATCATGCCGCATGACTTCCGCCGCGCCTTCATCACCCGGGTGATCGAGGAACACGACCTGTCGATCGCACAGAAGCTGGCGCACCACGTCAACATCCAGACCACCGCCAGCTACGACCGCAGGGATGACAACGAGCGGCGGCGGGCGGTGGATCGTTTCGACTATTGA
- a CDS encoding type II secretion system F family protein yields the protein MRYHLKALGSRGVVQLQIEAEDVEQARSKATEQGLKVVSIRSQGSALRGIAWRREAAFDLVLFSQELTTLLNAGLPLIDALESLAEKAPGAGARKVLEALVRQLYEGRSLSQALGQQPRVFPPLYVALVQSSERTGALGDALARYIGYRQRLDLVRQKLVGASVYPLLLLLVGGGVVLFLLGYVVPRFSLVFEGMGSELPWLSRVLMQIGLFLHAEQVPLALGAAGASGALVMLRRHPLVRRWVARQLRRMPALHQRLMMYELARFYRSLGILLQGGIPILTAMGMARGLLGSTSAQGLEQASQRVGEGLPLSDALEAAKLVTPVSLRLLRAGEQSGNLGEMLERCADFHDQEIGRWVEWFVKLFEPLLMTFIGLLIGLIVILMYMPIFELASSIH from the coding sequence ATGCGCTATCACCTCAAGGCCCTGGGCAGCCGGGGCGTGGTGCAACTGCAAATCGAAGCCGAGGACGTCGAACAGGCGCGCAGCAAGGCCACCGAGCAAGGTTTGAAAGTGGTCAGCATTCGCAGCCAGGGCAGCGCCCTGCGTGGCATCGCCTGGCGTCGCGAGGCGGCGTTCGACCTGGTGCTGTTCAGCCAGGAACTGACGACTTTGCTAAACGCCGGCCTGCCACTGATCGATGCGCTGGAGAGCCTGGCGGAAAAAGCCCCCGGCGCAGGCGCACGCAAGGTGCTCGAAGCGCTGGTCCGGCAGCTCTATGAAGGCCGTTCCCTGTCTCAGGCGCTAGGCCAGCAGCCCCGCGTGTTTCCGCCGCTTTACGTGGCGCTGGTGCAGTCCAGCGAACGCACCGGCGCGTTGGGTGATGCGCTGGCGCGCTACATCGGCTACCGGCAGCGACTGGACCTGGTTCGACAGAAGCTGGTGGGCGCCTCGGTCTACCCGTTGCTGCTGTTGCTGGTGGGCGGAGGCGTTGTGCTGTTCCTGCTCGGTTACGTGGTACCACGCTTCAGCCTGGTGTTCGAGGGCATGGGCAGCGAGCTGCCTTGGCTGTCGCGGGTGCTGATGCAGATTGGCCTGTTCCTGCATGCAGAGCAGGTCCCGCTGGCGCTGGGTGCGGCCGGCGCCAGCGGCGCCCTGGTGATGCTGCGCCGCCACCCGTTGGTACGTCGCTGGGTGGCTCGCCAGTTACGGCGCATGCCGGCGCTGCATCAACGGCTGATGATGTACGAACTGGCACGCTTCTACCGCTCGCTGGGCATCCTGCTGCAAGGCGGCATTCCCATCCTGACCGCGATGGGCATGGCCCGCGGGCTGCTGGGCAGTACCTCGGCGCAGGGCCTTGAGCAGGCCAGCCAGCGGGTTGGCGAAGGCTTGCCGTTGTCCGATGCGCTGGAAGCGGCCAAGCTGGTGACCCCGGTCTCGTTGCGCCTGCTGCGCGCCGGGGAGCAATCAGGCAACCTCGGCGAAATGCTCGAGCGCTGCGCGGATTTTCACGACCAGGAGATAGGCCGTTGGGTGGAGTGGTTCGTGAAGCTGTTCGAGCCGTTGCTGATGACCTTCATCGGGCTGCTCATCGGGCTCATCGTGATCCTGATGTACATGCCGATCTTCGAGTTGGCATCGAGCATTCACTGA
- the gspG gene encoding type II secretion system major pseudopilin GspG produces MQRRPNPQRGFTLLELLVVLVVLGLLAGIVAPKYFSQLGRSEAKVARAQIEGLGKALDLYRLEVGHYPNSEQGLQALVAAPSGEARWSGPYLQKAVPQDPWGRPYIYRQPGENGGEYDLLSMGKDGQPGGDGENAEITSWQ; encoded by the coding sequence ATGCAACGCAGACCCAATCCCCAACGTGGCTTCACCCTGCTCGAGCTTTTGGTGGTACTGGTGGTACTCGGCCTGTTGGCCGGTATCGTCGCGCCCAAGTACTTCAGCCAGCTCGGCCGCTCCGAGGCAAAGGTGGCGCGGGCGCAGATCGAAGGCCTGGGCAAGGCCCTGGATCTGTACCGGCTGGAGGTCGGCCACTACCCCAACAGCGAGCAAGGCCTGCAGGCGCTGGTCGCCGCCCCCAGCGGCGAGGCGCGCTGGTCGGGCCCGTACCTGCAGAAGGCGGTACCCCAGGACCCATGGGGGCGGCCATATATCTATCGCCAACCGGGGGAGAACGGCGGCGAGTACGACTTGTTATCCATGGGCAAGGACGGCCAGCCCGGCGGCGATGGCGAGAACGCCGAAATCACCAGTTGGCAGTGA
- a CDS encoding transglycosylase SLT domain-containing protein, with protein MRGLILVSLWLAATIAQADVYISIDAKGGYVLTNVHRPGRHYERVISEPIAQAGPSNAQLITGRPYADVVAAAARIHDVPQALLHALIKAESGYNPRARSAAGAVGLMQLMPDTAREMGVENRLDPEDNIKGGARYLKRMLKLFDNDITLAVAAYNAGPDAVLRRGAIPPFAETRRYVPAVLREYRKLQGLAADSPL; from the coding sequence ATGCGTGGACTCATCCTGGTTTCATTGTGGCTGGCGGCGACGATCGCCCAAGCCGATGTGTACATTTCCATCGATGCCAAGGGCGGCTACGTACTGACCAACGTCCATCGACCCGGACGCCACTATGAACGGGTGATCAGCGAACCGATCGCCCAGGCCGGGCCGAGCAACGCCCAGTTGATCACCGGGCGCCCCTATGCCGACGTGGTGGCTGCGGCGGCTCGCATCCATGATGTGCCCCAGGCGTTGCTGCATGCCCTGATCAAGGCCGAGTCAGGCTACAACCCCCGGGCTCGTTCGGCGGCGGGGGCAGTGGGGTTGATGCAGCTGATGCCGGACACCGCCCGAGAGATGGGGGTGGAAAACAGGCTCGACCCCGAGGACAACATCAAGGGCGGTGCGCGCTACCTCAAGCGCATGCTGAAGCTCTTCGACAACGACATCACCCTGGCGGTGGCTGCCTACAACGCCGGACCCGACGCAGTGCTGCGCCGTGGCGCGATACCGCCGTTCGCCGAAACCCGTCGCTATGTCCCCGCAGTGCTGCGCGAGTACCGCAAGCTGCAAGGGCTGGCGGCGGATTCGCCACTCTAG
- a CDS encoding ATP-binding protein: MDIAPRSETAMMPAVADASSGRRPFDLLRWYAWVSLAIIVSVAAGLGLISSRFIIDESIERDALLTAQFITAIADAEVRHVSIPNVRTMGELLDPRTDQAALPDVDPDARRKARGEFLDHIAHLPDMLLANIYAPDRTVIWSSNPALVGKLIEGDSDLDRAFEYKMRVSASYHDFEQARAEQKFVTPPEQLFIENYIPLFDADGERVTAMVEIYKEPHDLIVRIEHGLILIWLAIAVGAGLVYVGLYGIMRRAARVMAVQQKRLISNETYVALGEVSSAVAHSLRNPLASIRSSAELAQAFDEGPAQRNVNDIISQVDRMSHWIRQLLQSLRPLNDEAVPVDLAQALNESLQAFAVPLARSGVTLDLQPLPAVQVLGHPALLAQIFNSLIANALEAMEQGGRLRVEVVRHDRRSITLRLADSGRGMNEQQARLAFRPFFTTKQGGLGVGLVLVRRIMERFGGSVRLSSSEGHGTRVSLSFKLARSS; encoded by the coding sequence ATGGACATCGCCCCCCGTTCCGAGACCGCCATGATGCCTGCCGTTGCTGATGCTTCCAGCGGGCGCCGGCCCTTCGACCTGCTGCGCTGGTACGCCTGGGTCAGCCTGGCCATCATCGTCTCGGTAGCTGCCGGCCTGGGGCTGATTTCCAGCCGCTTCATTATCGATGAGAGCATCGAGCGCGATGCGCTGCTCACCGCCCAGTTCATTACCGCGATCGCCGATGCCGAGGTGCGCCACGTATCGATCCCCAACGTGCGTACCATGGGCGAGTTGCTCGATCCACGGACCGACCAGGCAGCCTTGCCGGATGTCGACCCGGATGCCCGGCGCAAGGCGCGCGGCGAGTTCCTCGACCATATCGCCCATTTGCCCGACATGCTCCTGGCCAATATCTATGCGCCGGATCGCACGGTGATCTGGTCGAGCAACCCTGCCTTGGTGGGCAAGCTGATCGAGGGCGACAGCGACCTGGACCGGGCTTTCGAGTACAAGATGCGGGTTTCGGCCAGCTATCACGATTTCGAGCAGGCCCGGGCCGAGCAGAAATTCGTCACACCGCCCGAGCAACTGTTCATCGAGAACTACATTCCGCTGTTCGACGCCGATGGCGAGCGGGTAACGGCCATGGTCGAGATCTATAAGGAGCCCCATGACCTGATCGTGCGCATAGAGCACGGGCTGATCCTCATCTGGCTGGCCATCGCCGTGGGGGCCGGGCTGGTCTATGTCGGCCTGTACGGCATCATGCGTCGCGCCGCCCGGGTAATGGCGGTACAGCAGAAGCGACTGATCAGCAATGAAACCTATGTGGCCCTGGGCGAGGTGTCTTCGGCGGTGGCGCACAGCTTGCGCAATCCCCTGGCCAGCATCCGTTCCAGCGCCGAGTTGGCCCAGGCGTTCGACGAAGGTCCGGCGCAGCGCAACGTCAACGACATCATCAGCCAGGTCGACCGTATGTCGCACTGGATCCGCCAGTTGCTGCAGTCGCTGCGCCCACTGAACGACGAGGCCGTGCCGGTTGACCTTGCCCAGGCGCTGAACGAAAGCCTGCAGGCCTTCGCTGTACCCCTGGCCCGCAGCGGCGTGACCCTCGACCTCCAGCCGCTACCGGCAGTCCAGGTCCTCGGCCACCCGGCGCTGCTCGCGCAGATTTTCAACAGCCTCATCGCCAATGCCCTGGAGGCCATGGAGCAGGGCGGCCGTCTGCGGGTTGAGGTCGTGCGCCATGACAGGCGCAGTATCACCCTGCGCCTGGCGGACAGCGGCAGAGGCATGAACGAGCAGCAAGCGCGCCTGGCCTTCAGGCCATTCTTCACCACCAAGCAAGGTGGCTTGGGGGTCGGACTGGTATTGGTACGCCGGATAATGGAGCGGTTCGGCGGCTCGGTTCGGCTTAGCAGTAGCGAGGGGCATGGCACACGGGTATCGCTGAGTTTCAAGTTGGCTAGGTCTTCATAA
- a CDS encoding sensor histidine kinase has protein sequence MQMLEDPVSPAAAPTSSPATPVSQFNLLRWFSVISLLIIAAVAGGLGYVSTRFVVRDSVQRDAMLTAQFIQAIAQAEVRHSQLPPGTTMGELLDPRLDQQHLQFTPALAEATRSEFLDHVAHLPDILLANVYARDRTIVWSTNPQLLGKRIEADGDLDHAFRSRKAVSASYHKADEDREEQKFQREPQYLFIENYIPLFDSQGEQVMSMVEIYKEPHDLVRRIQRGYVLIWVSTLVGGALIYFGLFWIVRRAAQLLSNQQDRLVASETYVALGEMSSAVAHSLRNPLANIRSSAELAQEIANPLAQKNIVDIICQVDRMSRWVRDLLVSLRPTSDEAEAVDLVAAVEDAQLAFAQQIERNGVQFRFEGPAVQWVASQPLQLTQILNSLFSNALEAMPKGGTLCAEVSQLDGQRAQLLLTDTGKGMTQQQERMVFKPFYTTKQGGLGVGLALVKRIMERFGGSVSLSSREEEGTRVSLIFNIAAGGDHGAQHPGSRG, from the coding sequence ATGCAGATGCTGGAAGACCCTGTTTCCCCAGCGGCAGCACCCACCAGCAGCCCGGCAACGCCGGTCAGCCAGTTCAATCTGCTGCGCTGGTTTTCGGTGATCAGCTTGCTGATCATCGCTGCGGTAGCGGGCGGACTGGGGTATGTGTCGACCCGTTTCGTGGTGCGCGACAGCGTCCAGCGCGATGCCATGCTGACGGCCCAGTTCATCCAGGCCATCGCCCAGGCCGAGGTGCGCCATTCGCAATTGCCACCGGGTACGACCATGGGCGAACTGCTCGACCCGCGGCTGGACCAACAGCACCTGCAGTTCACCCCGGCGCTCGCCGAGGCGACCCGCTCGGAGTTTCTCGACCACGTCGCCCATCTGCCGGACATCCTCCTGGCCAATGTCTATGCCCGCGACCGCACCATCGTCTGGTCGACCAATCCACAGTTGCTGGGCAAGCGAATCGAGGCCGACGGCGACCTCGATCATGCGTTCCGCTCGCGCAAGGCGGTGTCGGCCAGCTACCACAAGGCCGATGAGGACCGTGAGGAACAGAAGTTCCAGCGCGAGCCCCAGTATTTGTTCATCGAGAACTACATCCCGCTGTTCGACAGCCAGGGCGAGCAGGTGATGTCGATGGTCGAGATCTACAAGGAGCCGCACGACCTGGTGCGACGCATCCAGCGTGGCTACGTGCTGATCTGGGTCTCGACCCTGGTCGGCGGTGCGCTGATCTACTTCGGCCTGTTCTGGATCGTGCGCCGCGCGGCGCAGTTGCTGAGCAATCAACAGGACCGCCTGGTGGCCAGTGAAACCTATGTGGCCCTTGGCGAGATGTCCTCGGCGGTGGCTCATAGCCTGCGCAACCCGCTGGCCAACATTCGCTCCAGCGCCGAACTTGCCCAGGAGATCGCCAACCCCCTGGCTCAGAAGAACATCGTCGACATCATCTGCCAGGTCGACCGCATGTCACGCTGGGTGCGCGACCTGCTGGTGTCGCTGCGCCCGACCAGTGATGAAGCCGAGGCGGTGGACCTGGTGGCGGCGGTCGAGGATGCCCAACTGGCCTTCGCCCAACAGATCGAGCGCAACGGCGTGCAGTTTCGCTTCGAAGGCCCAGCAGTGCAGTGGGTCGCCAGCCAGCCGCTGCAGCTCACGCAGATTCTCAACAGCCTGTTTTCCAATGCGCTCGAAGCCATGCCCAAGGGCGGTACGCTCTGCGCCGAAGTCAGCCAGCTGGATGGGCAACGTGCCCAGTTGCTGCTGACCGATACCGGCAAAGGCATGACCCAGCAACAGGAGCGCATGGTGTTCAAACCGTTTTACACGACCAAGCAAGGCGGCCTCGGCGTCGGCCTGGCTTTGGTCAAACGGATCATGGAACGTTTTGGCGGCTCGGTCAGCCTGAGCAGCCGCGAAGAGGAAGGAACCCGCGTCAGCCTCATTTTCAATATCGCAGCGGGAGGGGACCATGGAGCACAGCATCCTGGTAGTCGAGGATGA